A region of Subdoligranulum variabile DNA encodes the following proteins:
- a CDS encoding ABC transporter permease has protein sequence MTWPFENDTSAIVKKLAGRSMQADKRNKAFLLLTIAISVCMVFSILLISTGTQEKFKNTQRNKAQIGILGVTDEQTAQLHQNENITWVGEYSAIGVFYVENKTITVAYGNEDYFLHQEEKTFQGSVPQKADEIMLPQNYLDFLGKSYQTGDTISIDLTGTGQKAEYTLSGVLNNTKESNGYFIYVSKELAQDLAKDSFQVTAYTRLNTDAISSTAILNFAGKAIQNTGIVEEQVMLTEYSAVMSGVITSGIPIPVPLLAALTAILAATIVYGVFYTKIVKNVQMFGQLRTVGMTKRQIKRMASKEGRLYALAGIPLGLVIGVLIGFIGCPDGFRLKTTVIYAVLIAAVAFVTVNIAIFKPVRVAMNTSPVEGAKYLAYAGKAKSSSKLHRKLTPFNLAKINIQRNKQKAVLTLLMLGVSGALLLVTSTVAGSIDPAKQASFKYYPAGNILIQIRNTVGSSFDNEAEPYGSAKLQLEENPLEDQALMQELEKVDGIEKITAFDSVYMTATFSGESGSITSISDFFPTLNREQTEEKQAALSSGTADYDDMVEKNGILVAEDIAQVGDTLKIEGRAFDGRTFDVEAVVVGTYNRSDLMEDSPVVPGSPYFIMTYDTAKKLTGITEQTGILAIKNSEGCFDEVLTAVQKIADKNEKIEVNTIEQTIKNIQHRYSASINALYMTSAILFVFGSISLMNMLMVDFQNRKREFGLLEAVGVTRKQLKAMLNREIGIYLGGSLAISLICGSIFSVIVCRRLDAINHCITLKLPWFFLLALICVLLVIYLVFSMYSKMELKKASILSAIKSE, from the coding sequence ATGACATGGCCTTTTGAAAATGATACAAGTGCCATTGTAAAAAAATTGGCAGGTAGGAGTATGCAAGCGGATAAGAGAAACAAGGCATTTCTGCTTTTGACAATCGCCATCTCTGTCTGTATGGTTTTTTCGATTCTCCTAATATCAACAGGTACACAAGAGAAATTCAAGAACACACAGAGGAATAAAGCGCAGATTGGCATTTTGGGAGTTACAGACGAACAAACGGCTCAGCTGCATCAAAACGAAAATATTACATGGGTTGGCGAATATTCCGCTATAGGTGTGTTTTATGTTGAAAATAAAACAATCACTGTTGCTTATGGAAATGAAGATTATTTTTTACATCAGGAAGAAAAAACTTTTCAGGGAAGTGTGCCGCAGAAAGCGGATGAGATTATGCTCCCCCAGAACTACCTTGATTTTTTAGGAAAATCCTATCAGACTGGCGATACAATTTCTATTGACCTGACTGGAACAGGACAGAAAGCAGAATATACACTTTCAGGTGTTTTGAATAATACAAAAGAAAGCAACGGATATTTTATTTATGTTAGTAAAGAGCTTGCCCAAGATTTGGCAAAAGATTCTTTTCAGGTTACAGCATATACGCGGTTGAATACAGACGCCATAAGTTCCACGGCTATTCTTAATTTTGCCGGCAAAGCAATACAAAATACAGGCATTGTCGAGGAACAGGTAATGCTTACAGAGTATTCTGCTGTTATGTCGGGTGTGATAACATCGGGTATTCCGATTCCAGTACCACTACTGGCGGCGTTGACGGCTATTTTGGCGGCAACGATTGTCTATGGTGTTTTTTACACAAAGATTGTAAAAAATGTTCAGATGTTTGGGCAACTGCGGACAGTTGGCATGACAAAAAGACAGATTAAACGGATGGCAAGTAAAGAGGGACGTTTATATGCCTTAGCTGGTATTCCTTTGGGGCTTGTCATTGGTGTACTGATTGGATTTATTGGCTGTCCTGATGGATTCCGGCTAAAAACAACAGTTATTTATGCTGTACTGATTGCCGCAGTAGCCTTTGTAACAGTGAATATTGCCATTTTTAAGCCTGTCCGAGTAGCAATGAATACTTCCCCGGTAGAGGGTGCTAAATACCTTGCGTATGCTGGAAAGGCAAAAAGCAGCTCAAAACTGCATCGGAAACTTACGCCGTTTAATCTGGCGAAAATAAATATACAAAGAAACAAACAAAAAGCAGTTCTGACGCTTTTAATGCTTGGAGTAAGCGGAGCTCTTTTACTGGTTACTTCTACGGTTGCTGGTTCTATTGATCCGGCAAAACAGGCAAGTTTCAAATATTATCCTGCCGGTAACATTCTTATACAAATAAGAAATACAGTTGGCAGCTCTTTCGATAACGAAGCGGAGCCATACGGAAGTGCAAAATTGCAACTGGAAGAAAATCCACTTGAAGATCAGGCATTGATGCAGGAATTAGAAAAGGTAGATGGGATAGAAAAGATTACCGCATTTGACAGCGTTTATATGACAGCTACTTTTTCGGGCGAAAGTGGTTCTATCACGAGCATTTCAGACTTCTTTCCAACCTTAAATCGGGAACAGACAGAAGAAAAGCAGGCGGCGTTATCCTCTGGAACAGCAGATTACGATGATATGGTTGAGAAAAATGGAATATTGGTTGCAGAAGATATAGCACAAGTTGGCGATACTTTGAAGATTGAGGGCAGAGCTTTTGATGGTAGAACCTTTGATGTGGAAGCCGTTGTTGTAGGCACATACAATAGATCTGATTTAATGGAGGATAGCCCGGTTGTTCCTGGAAGCCCCTACTTCATTATGACTTATGACACAGCAAAGAAACTGACAGGGATAACGGAACAGACGGGGATTCTGGCGATTAAAAATTCAGAGGGATGTTTTGATGAAGTTTTGACCGCAGTTCAGAAGATTGCGGATAAAAATGAAAAAATAGAAGTAAATACGATTGAACAAACGATTAAAAATATTCAGCATCGATACAGTGCATCTATAAATGCTCTATATATGACTTCTGCTATTCTGTTCGTCTTTGGAAGTATCAGTCTTATGAATATGCTTATGGTTGATTTTCAGAATAGAAAGCGTGAATTCGGTCTGTTGGAAGCTGTTGGGGTAACGCGAAAACAGTTGAAAGCAATGCTGAATAGGGAGATTGGAATTTACCTCGGAGGTTCATTGGCAATATCTCTTATATGCGGAAGTATTTTTAGTGTAATTGTATGCAGACGATTAGATGCCATCAATCATTGTATTACGTTGAAATTACCGTGGTTTTTCCTGTTGGCACTGATTTGTGTATTATTGGTGATATACCTTGTTTTTTCGATGTATTCCAAAATGGAATTGAAAAAAGCGAGTATTTTATCAGCAATAAAAAGTGAGTAG
- a CDS encoding RNA polymerase sigma factor: MKKVNLRDLYPDVYKTDHFIEVTEDVLETIRDAERAEAAYDRRMYRYKAYYSLDCDNGIENAILMKPQTPEMLLEEKQLREQLYAAVMALPEKQAKRIYARYYLGMRVSEIAAAEGVDPSRVRDSIRRGLKQLAKFFKIE, from the coding sequence ATGAAGAAAGTCAATCTTAGGGACTTATATCCTGATGTTTATAAAACAGATCATTTTATAGAGGTAACAGAAGATGTGCTGGAGACGATCCGTGACGCTGAGCGTGCAGAAGCTGCCTATGACCGGAGGATGTATCGCTATAAGGCGTATTACTCCCTGGACTGCGACAACGGCATTGAAAATGCGATCCTGATGAAGCCCCAGACACCGGAAATGCTTCTGGAGGAAAAGCAGCTGCGGGAGCAGCTCTACGCCGCAGTGATGGCGCTGCCGGAGAAACAGGCCAAGCGGATCTATGCCCGGTATTATCTGGGTATGCGTGTGAGCGAGATCGCCGCAGCGGAGGGTGTAGACCCAAGCCGTGTCCGTGACAGCATCCGGCGCGGTCTGAAGCAACTGGCAAAGTTTTTTAAGATAGAATAA
- a CDS encoding sensor histidine kinase, giving the protein MRSFAHYISKHLISFATFILILLFLNAVVFGLTFQKVVTEDYGTSSPHPMLEMTAAAATPERLSDDAAQKLRQNHIWAIYLNADGQCYWSVDLPDEVPKSYTIQDVALFSKGYIEDYPVFVWNTDDGLLVLGYPKDSYTKLTSNYYSISALRRLPVFVLGMLGLDVLCLFCAYYFSKRKIIRNTEPIVSAVETLADGKPVSLHISGELSDIASSVNKASSILNRQNEARANWISGVSHDIRTPLSMIMGYAGRIAENESTSKTIQEQAEIVRKQSVRIKELVQDLNLVSQLEYEMQPLHKEMVRLSKLLRTYVADLLNIGISDSYNIGIEIANDAENTMLECDARLISRAVNNLVQNSMKHNPLGCRILLSLRRMENTIQLIVQDDGIGLSEEKLQELKEKPHYLESTDERLDLRHGLGLVLVRQIVAAHEGTMTIDSKINCGCKIILTFDSTDTIPKAHLS; this is encoded by the coding sequence ATGAGATCATTTGCACATTATATATCAAAACATCTTATATCTTTCGCTACTTTTATTCTGATACTACTGTTTCTTAACGCAGTGGTATTCGGCCTGACATTTCAAAAGGTTGTGACCGAGGATTATGGAACTTCATCCCCGCACCCCATGTTGGAAATGACCGCTGCTGCCGCCACACCAGAACGATTATCAGATGACGCAGCGCAAAAGCTCCGGCAGAATCATATTTGGGCAATCTACTTAAACGCTGATGGGCAGTGTTATTGGTCGGTTGATTTGCCCGATGAAGTGCCAAAAAGTTACACTATTCAAGATGTCGCATTGTTTTCAAAAGGATATATTGAAGATTATCCGGTTTTTGTCTGGAACACCGATGATGGACTGTTGGTATTGGGTTATCCAAAAGACAGCTATACAAAACTCACCAGCAATTACTATTCCATTTCAGCACTTCGACGGCTCCCCGTCTTTGTGCTTGGAATGTTGGGATTGGATGTACTGTGCCTCTTTTGTGCCTATTATTTCTCCAAACGCAAAATCATCCGTAATACCGAACCGATCGTATCTGCCGTGGAAACTCTGGCAGATGGAAAGCCAGTCTCACTTCATATCAGCGGAGAACTGTCGGATATTGCAAGCAGCGTAAACAAAGCTTCTTCCATTTTGAATCGGCAAAATGAAGCACGGGCGAACTGGATCAGCGGCGTTTCCCATGACATCCGCACACCGCTCTCCATGATTATGGGGTATGCGGGCCGCATTGCGGAAAATGAATCTACCAGCAAGACCATCCAAGAACAGGCTGAAATAGTACGGAAGCAAAGCGTAAGAATCAAAGAACTGGTGCAGGATTTGAATTTAGTATCGCAGTTGGAATATGAAATGCAGCCACTTCACAAAGAGATGGTTCGCTTATCCAAATTGCTACGAACCTATGTAGCAGACCTATTGAACATAGGAATTTCCGATAGCTATAATATTGGAATTGAAATTGCTAATGACGCTGAAAACACTATGTTAGAATGTGATGCCAGATTGATTTCACGAGCCGTGAATAATCTTGTTCAAAATAGTATGAAGCACAACCCGCTGGGATGTAGGATTCTGTTATCTTTAAGACGGATGGAAAATACCATTCAGCTTATTGTGCAAGACGATGGTATAGGACTCTCCGAAGAAAAACTACAAGAACTTAAAGAAAAACCTCATTATTTAGAAAGCACAGATGAGCGCTTAGATCTTCGACATGGGCTGGGGCTTGTTTTGGTTCGACAAATTGTAGCGGCACATGAAGGGACTATGACCATTGACAGTAAGATTAACTGTGGATGTAAAATCATCTTGACTTTTGACTCTACAGATACAATCCCAAAAGCCCATTTGAGTTAA
- a CDS encoding response regulator transcription factor — translation MDNSFLHSKRLLLVDDEQELLKMISDILKDAGFETVLTAMSVKEAILTAKEETPDLIVLDVMLPDGDGFSLMQQLRTFTNVPIIFLTAKDEATDKLSGLGLGADDYISKPFMPQELLLRIYAVLRRTYKEDSPLLVLDGCKIDFSRAEVYKGNEVISLTAKEHALLETLARNAGKIVTVDALCEALWGDNPFGYENSLNAHVRRVREKIETDPSKPVSLITIKGLGYKLIARK, via the coding sequence ATGGATAATTCTTTTTTACATAGTAAAAGGCTCCTGTTGGTAGATGACGAACAGGAACTATTGAAGATGATATCAGATATATTGAAAGATGCAGGATTTGAAACTGTCCTTACTGCTATGTCGGTCAAAGAAGCTATTTTGACCGCAAAAGAGGAAACTCCTGATTTAATTGTTTTGGATGTCATGCTGCCAGATGGGGACGGCTTTTCTTTGATGCAGCAGCTCCGCACCTTTACCAATGTGCCGATCATTTTTTTAACAGCGAAGGACGAGGCAACAGACAAATTATCGGGGTTGGGGCTTGGTGCAGACGATTACATTTCAAAGCCCTTTATGCCACAGGAATTACTACTGCGTATCTATGCGGTACTCCGGCGAACCTATAAAGAGGATTCCCCACTGCTTGTATTAGATGGGTGTAAGATTGATTTCAGCCGGGCTGAAGTCTATAAGGGCAACGAGGTTATTTCCCTAACGGCCAAAGAACACGCCCTGCTTGAAACGCTTGCCCGCAATGCGGGAAAGATCGTTACCGTAGATGCGCTTTGCGAAGCCTTGTGGGGGGATAACCCATTCGGCTACGAAAACAGCCTCAATGCTCATGTGCGGCGTGTCCGGGAAAAGATTGAAACCGATCCATCAAAACCTGTATCCCTGATAACTATTAAAGGTTTGGGCTACAAGCTGATAGCAAGGAAGTAA
- a CDS encoding ABC transporter ATP-binding protein: MDYIITTEQLTKKYKNFISVNNASLHIRKGSIYGFLGPNGAGKSTTMKMLLGLTAPTKGSFTIDGKQFPNDRIAILKEIGSFIEAPSFYANLTGRENLDIIRRILGLPKADVEDALELVGLTEFGDRLAKKYSLGMKQRLGLAGALLGRPPILILDEPTNGLDPSGIHEIRNLVKSLPSLYDCTVLISSHMLSEIELIADDIGILNHGRMLFEGSMNDLRQYALQSGFAADNLEDVFLSMVEKDNMDRKQRAKL; the protein is encoded by the coding sequence ATGGACTATATCATCACAACGGAACAGTTGACAAAGAAGTACAAAAATTTCATCTCGGTCAACAATGCTTCGCTTCATATTCGCAAGGGCAGCATTTATGGTTTTCTCGGCCCCAACGGTGCGGGGAAATCTACGACCATGAAAATGCTGCTGGGCCTGACCGCGCCGACAAAGGGCAGCTTTACTATTGATGGGAAGCAGTTCCCGAATGATCGGATTGCCATTCTCAAAGAGATCGGCTCTTTCATCGAAGCGCCGTCTTTCTACGCAAACCTGACCGGGCGGGAAAATCTTGATATTATCCGCCGCATTTTGGGACTGCCGAAAGCCGATGTGGAGGATGCTCTGGAACTGGTAGGGCTGACTGAGTTTGGCGACCGGCTGGCAAAAAAGTATTCGCTGGGAATGAAGCAACGCTTGGGCCTTGCCGGGGCGCTGCTGGGGCGTCCGCCGATCCTGATTCTGGACGAACCCACCAACGGCCTTGACCCGTCCGGTATCCACGAAATCCGCAATCTGGTAAAATCCTTGCCCAGCCTTTACGACTGCACGGTGCTGATCTCGTCCCATATGCTGTCTGAAATCGAATTGATTGCAGATGACATTGGGATTCTCAACCACGGGCGGATGCTATTTGAGGGAAGTATGAATGATCTGCGTCAGTACGCTCTGCAATCCGGTTTTGCTGCGGACAATCTGGAAGATGTGTTCCTTTCTATGGTTGAGAAAGATAACATGGACAGAAAGCAGAGGGCAAAATTATGA
- a CDS encoding ABC transporter permease, with product MKTLAIELRKEKRTGVIPVLLAVGVLGAAYAFVNFIVRKDTLLNLPLAPMDVLLTQLYGMIMVLNLFGIVVATCMIYNVEFKGSAVKKMYMLPVSVPAMYLCKFLILTVMFLVAIVLQNLALAQIGMTDLPDGAFEMGTLVSFAGYSFLTSMPVLSFMLLISSRFENMWVPLGIGVAGFLSGMALANSGLTLLLVHPFVIILKPAVAMSAQPDPTVALVALAETLLFLGVGLWLAKYRRYE from the coding sequence ATGAAAACGCTGGCAATCGAACTTCGGAAAGAAAAGCGAACCGGCGTGATTCCTGTGCTGCTGGCCGTTGGTGTCTTGGGAGCCGCCTACGCATTTGTCAATTTCATTGTGCGGAAAGACACACTTCTGAATCTGCCGCTGGCCCCGATGGATGTCTTGTTGACCCAGCTCTACGGCATGATTATGGTGCTGAATCTGTTCGGTATCGTGGTTGCTACCTGCATGATCTACAACGTGGAATTTAAGGGAAGCGCCGTTAAGAAGATGTATATGCTTCCCGTCAGCGTCCCGGCCATGTATCTGTGCAAATTTCTGATTCTAACGGTCATGTTTTTGGTTGCAATCGTGCTGCAAAACTTGGCGCTTGCACAAATCGGCATGACGGATTTGCCGGACGGAGCGTTTGAGATGGGTACGCTGGTAAGCTTTGCCGGATACTCTTTTCTCACATCCATGCCGGTACTGTCGTTTATGCTGCTGATTTCCTCGCGCTTTGAAAATATGTGGGTGCCGCTTGGAATTGGTGTTGCCGGTTTTCTAAGTGGTATGGCCCTTGCAAATTCGGGGCTGACGCTTTTGCTGGTGCATCCTTTTGTGATTATTCTGAAACCTGCGGTAGCCATGAGCGCCCAGCCTGATCCGACGGTTGCTCTTGTCGCTTTGGCGGAAACACTGTTGTTCCTTGGTGTTGGCTTGTGGCTGGCGAAGTACAGACGCTACGAGTAA
- a CDS encoding ABC transporter permease, giving the protein MSFLDLLKIEFMKVKRSKIVPLIFIAPLLVVVSGVASLSNYFTPEYTNAWPAMFIQSALVYAYYLLPFSMIVVCVMIAGRETGNNGILKMLALPVSRCALSIAKFCVLTFYLFMEMVVFLVVFVIAGLIATQTMVVTETLPILYLLKWCLGLFLTMLPCIAAMWAITVLFEKPLLSVGLNLLLVIPGVLVANTPLWIAYPYCYSGYLVSCSLHDFTAETSDAAFSMFPFLPCAIVVFGLFFALAVTQFGKKEMR; this is encoded by the coding sequence ATGAGCTTTTTGGATTTGCTCAAAATCGAGTTTATGAAAGTAAAACGCTCCAAAATCGTACCCCTGATTTTCATTGCACCTCTATTGGTGGTGGTTTCTGGGGTTGCGAGTTTGAGCAACTACTTTACGCCGGAATACACCAATGCGTGGCCTGCTATGTTTATTCAAAGTGCGCTTGTTTACGCCTACTATCTGCTTCCATTCAGCATGATCGTGGTTTGCGTGATGATCGCAGGACGAGAAACAGGAAATAATGGGATTCTGAAAATGCTGGCGCTGCCGGTCAGCCGCTGCGCATTATCCATTGCCAAATTCTGTGTGCTTACCTTTTATCTGTTTATGGAGATGGTGGTGTTTCTTGTCGTATTTGTAATCGCTGGGTTGATTGCAACACAGACAATGGTGGTCACAGAGACCCTGCCAATCCTGTATCTTCTGAAATGGTGCTTGGGGCTGTTTCTGACTATGCTGCCGTGCATTGCGGCTATGTGGGCCATCACCGTACTGTTTGAAAAGCCGCTTCTCTCTGTGGGATTGAATTTGCTGCTTGTGATTCCTGGTGTATTGGTTGCAAATACGCCGCTGTGGATCGCCTACCCGTATTGTTACAGCGGTTATCTCGTTTCCTGCTCTCTCCATGACTTTACAGCAGAAACTTCCGACGCCGCTTTTTCGATGTTTCCGTTCCTGCCGTGCGCGATAGTCGTGTTTGGTCTGTTTTTCGCGCTGGCTGTCACCCAATTTGGGAAAAAAGAAATGAGGTAA